One Streptosporangium sp. NBC_01495 DNA window includes the following coding sequences:
- the map gene encoding type I methionyl aminopeptidase, giving the protein MIEILNPTELARAKETGALVADILQTLKSRSTVGTNLLDIDRWAKSMIVEAGALSCYVDYEPSFGRGPFGHYICTAVNDAVLHGLPCDYTLADGDLLTLDLAVSKGGVAADSAISFIVGDSKPPESVAMISATERALSAGIAAAGPGARIGDISHAIGSVLSEAGYPINTEFGGHGIGSTMHQSPHVSNTGRPGRGYKLRPGLLLALEPWVMADTAELVTDADGWTLRSATGCRTAHSEHTIAITDDGAEILTLPKQAQP; this is encoded by the coding sequence ATGATCGAGATCCTGAACCCCACCGAACTGGCCCGAGCAAAAGAGACGGGTGCCCTGGTCGCCGACATCTTGCAGACGCTGAAGAGCCGCAGCACGGTCGGCACGAACCTCCTGGACATCGACCGGTGGGCCAAGAGCATGATCGTCGAGGCCGGAGCACTGTCCTGCTACGTCGACTACGAGCCGTCGTTCGGACGCGGACCGTTCGGCCACTACATCTGTACGGCCGTCAACGACGCCGTGCTCCACGGACTGCCATGCGACTACACGCTTGCCGACGGCGACCTGCTGACGCTCGACCTCGCCGTCTCCAAAGGCGGAGTCGCTGCAGACTCTGCCATCAGCTTCATCGTGGGCGACTCAAAGCCCCCGGAGAGCGTCGCGATGATCAGCGCGACCGAACGCGCATTGAGCGCGGGGATAGCGGCTGCCGGGCCCGGGGCTCGCATCGGCGACATCTCCCATGCCATCGGCTCGGTCCTCAGCGAGGCGGGATATCCGATCAACACCGAGTTCGGAGGTCATGGCATCGGGTCAACGATGCACCAGAGCCCGCACGTCTCGAACACCGGGCGGCCCGGTCGTGGGTACAAACTGCGCCCTGGGCTGCTGCTCGCGCTGGAGCCGTGGGTCATGGCGGACACCGCCGAGCTCGTCACCGATGCCGACGGGTGGACGCTCCGAAGTGCGACAGGCTGCCGGACGGCACACAGCGAGCACACGATCGCCATCACCGACGACGGAGCCGAGATCCTCACCTTGCCGAAGCAGGCGCAACCGTGA
- a CDS encoding ATP-binding protein, protein MPKIAMWQDTTLRRSDKAPWQARLAIELWLPDDHLSVRFNAQLVVSELVTNVIRHVPAGPQRDWVKVGLGFGNGFVRLTVIDPGTSTPEPRFVPLREGSMEQSGRGLGLVSVLSVRCGTNLLLCGHRVVWADLAKADALPGDAEGLSA, encoded by the coding sequence ATGCCCAAGATAGCCATGTGGCAAGACACCACGCTGCGGCGCAGCGACAAGGCACCATGGCAGGCACGGCTGGCGATCGAGTTATGGCTACCGGATGATCACCTGTCGGTTCGATTCAACGCTCAGCTGGTCGTATCCGAGCTGGTGACCAACGTCATCCGCCACGTGCCAGCGGGCCCGCAACGCGACTGGGTCAAGGTGGGGCTCGGCTTCGGGAACGGCTTCGTTCGCCTGACGGTGATCGATCCGGGCACATCGACGCCAGAGCCGCGCTTCGTTCCTCTTCGGGAGGGCTCCATGGAGCAATCGGGGCGTGGCCTTGGCCTGGTGTCGGTGTTGTCGGTTCGCTGCGGCACAAACCTCCTGCTGTGCGGTCATCGCGTCGTGTGGGCCGATCTGGCGAAGGCTGATGCCCTGCCAGGCGACGCTGAAGGGTTGTCGGCGTGA
- the tnpC gene encoding IS66 family transposase, producing MSVLEELSREELIALTRALMAENAALKAEVAHLRERVAKLERIVSRNSGNSGMPPSADDLPGRKKPKERPAGSADRRRPGKQPGAEGRAPAWSDDVDDGDVIDHFPKGSCGCGADLALAADLGVTAAHQQVEIPLVVARRFQHNRHTVACRCGRVHTAARPAGVSAAPVSLGVNLQAWCVYLLVVHAIPVHRCAELVASLAGAEPSSGFVHGLIGRAAAAVARANARIRMLLTLAHVVCCDETPIRVGAAKAKKYLLVACNQLLTWYMLGGRDMATFKQFVLADLTGVVVHDRYQNYDAADLGTRDHQLCAAHLIRDLEDCAETYPGARWPAQLQTALRGLIHAANLAREQGKDAVAAGTPAMFVKMFRGGVAVGLSEVKRVPGPAKTVTQPVGRVLLEVLRDRADDVLRFAHDLRIPPTNNQAERDLRPAKTQQKISGRLRSEQHTRHRYAVRGYLSTAIKHGLDVMTVLRDALVGELWMPPDPATA from the coding sequence GTGTCCGTCCTGGAGGAGTTGTCCCGCGAGGAGCTGATTGCTCTGACGCGCGCCCTCATGGCCGAGAACGCCGCGCTGAAGGCGGAGGTCGCCCACTTGCGGGAACGCGTGGCCAAGCTGGAGCGGATCGTCTCGCGTAACAGCGGTAACTCGGGAATGCCGCCCTCGGCCGATGACCTTCCCGGCCGGAAGAAGCCGAAGGAACGGCCGGCCGGCAGCGCCGATCGGCGCAGGCCGGGAAAGCAACCGGGTGCCGAGGGGCGAGCGCCGGCCTGGTCGGACGACGTCGATGACGGCGACGTCATCGATCACTTCCCGAAGGGTTCGTGTGGCTGCGGCGCCGATCTTGCCCTGGCGGCCGATCTGGGAGTGACCGCCGCTCACCAGCAGGTCGAGATCCCGCTGGTGGTGGCCCGCAGGTTTCAGCACAACCGGCACACGGTCGCCTGCCGGTGCGGCCGGGTGCACACCGCCGCGCGCCCGGCGGGAGTGAGCGCCGCGCCGGTCAGTCTCGGCGTCAATCTGCAGGCCTGGTGCGTGTATCTGCTGGTCGTTCACGCGATTCCGGTGCACCGCTGCGCCGAGTTGGTGGCCTCGCTGGCCGGTGCCGAACCGTCGTCCGGGTTCGTTCATGGCTTGATAGGCCGGGCCGCCGCGGCGGTCGCGCGGGCCAACGCGCGTATCCGGATGCTGCTTACCCTGGCGCATGTGGTGTGCTGTGATGAGACGCCGATCCGGGTGGGCGCGGCGAAGGCCAAGAAGTATCTGCTGGTGGCCTGCAATCAGCTGCTGACCTGGTACATGCTCGGCGGGCGTGACATGGCCACGTTCAAGCAGTTCGTGCTGGCCGACCTGACCGGCGTGGTGGTGCACGATCGCTATCAGAACTACGACGCCGCCGATCTCGGGACGCGGGATCATCAACTCTGTGCAGCGCATCTGATCCGCGATCTTGAAGACTGCGCCGAGACCTATCCCGGCGCCCGCTGGCCAGCGCAGCTCCAGACCGCTTTGCGTGGCTTGATCCACGCCGCCAACCTCGCCCGCGAACAGGGCAAGGACGCGGTCGCGGCGGGCACGCCGGCGATGTTTGTGAAGATGTTCCGTGGCGGGGTCGCCGTCGGCCTGTCGGAGGTCAAGCGCGTCCCCGGCCCGGCCAAGACGGTCACTCAGCCGGTCGGCCGCGTGCTGCTGGAGGTGTTACGCGACCGCGCCGACGATGTCCTGCGCTTCGCCCATGACCTGCGGATTCCACCCACGAACAACCAGGCAGAGCGCGACCTGCGACCGGCCAAGACCCAGCAGAAGATCTCCGGCAGGCTCCGCTCCGAGCAGCACACCCGGCATCGGTACGCCGTCCGCGGTTACCTGTCCACCGCGATCAAACACGGCCTCGACGTCATGACCGTCCTGCGCGACGCGCTTGTCGGCGAGCTCTGGATGCCGCCCGACCCGGCTACGGCCTGA
- a CDS encoding nuclear transport factor 2 family protein, which translates to MSESVNAFDTRPETGLETGAGSRRNVFGVVALGGLAGLGLLGRPAHAAVAGGSSGVRRVADRAMDRFDQGWRTGDWEPFLEMLTSRFSFWFPEGQWRGRHEGEAGRRAIAEWARFHGTSGNRVSGERRSTTVLGDRVLYEYDSRGASSSTAGYLNWETIIVQVKGERISALHEYWGNVPPTAN; encoded by the coding sequence ATGAGTGAGTCGGTCAACGCGTTCGACACCAGGCCTGAGACGGGGCTGGAGACGGGGGCCGGATCGCGGCGGAACGTGTTCGGCGTGGTCGCCTTGGGAGGGCTTGCAGGGCTGGGTCTGCTGGGGCGGCCGGCTCACGCTGCGGTGGCCGGTGGTTCCAGTGGCGTGCGGCGGGTGGCCGACCGGGCCATGGACCGATTCGACCAAGGATGGCGTACCGGGGATTGGGAGCCGTTCCTGGAGATGCTGACCTCGCGATTCTCCTTCTGGTTCCCCGAGGGGCAGTGGCGGGGACGGCACGAGGGCGAGGCCGGTCGGCGCGCGATCGCCGAATGGGCCAGGTTCCACGGGACGAGCGGCAACCGCGTGAGCGGCGAGCGGAGATCGACGACGGTCCTGGGGGACCGGGTCCTGTATGAGTACGACTCCCGAGGCGCCTCCTCCTCCACCGCCGGCTACCTGAACTGGGAGACGATCATCGTGCAGGTGAAGGGTGAGCGGATCTCGGCGCTGCACGAGTACTGGGGCAACGTCCCGCCCACCGCGAACTGA
- a CDS encoding serine hydrolase domain-containing protein codes for MTTNKPHPTMLNGLSRRRFLAVGAATVPALALGASRPAVAATVQTAGVAPAALAGFDNVLKTYIVERGISCAQLAMTKNGKLVLARAYRYSDDPSVPTFTPTSLFRIASLSKHITAVAIMRLAQDGKLSLGTSVATLLGLPTTADARLANVTVWRLLQHTGGWDRDISGDYLYMDHAISRSLGVPLPITRDHIVQYACGRPLDFAPGSKYAYSNYGYLLLGMIVEKASGMAYESYVKQKILAPVGISRMRLGRTLKAQAAPGEVVYESAQTSRTVTNATGTAVQAPYGGFSMENRGPGGGWLASAVDLMRFARILDAPGAVLNAASIGRMVAKPEIGVTENGSWYGAGLWVRQVTGHLNTWHSGGLPGTYTYAARLQNGFTYAALFNRNEESESPDFDLLSPRMNAEIGKVTTWPTTDLFPRYL; via the coding sequence ATGACGACGAACAAGCCGCACCCGACAATGTTGAACGGCCTGAGCAGGCGGCGTTTCCTGGCCGTGGGAGCCGCCACAGTGCCCGCCCTCGCACTGGGGGCTTCTCGCCCGGCGGTCGCCGCGACGGTCCAGACCGCGGGAGTGGCACCGGCCGCGCTCGCCGGCTTCGACAACGTGTTGAAGACCTACATCGTGGAGCGCGGGATCTCCTGTGCGCAGCTCGCCATGACCAAGAACGGCAAACTCGTGCTCGCCAGGGCCTACCGCTACAGCGACGACCCCTCAGTGCCGACGTTCACGCCTACTTCGCTGTTCCGCATCGCGAGCCTCAGCAAGCACATCACCGCCGTGGCAATCATGAGGCTGGCGCAGGACGGCAAGCTGAGCCTGGGAACGTCCGTCGCCACGCTGCTCGGGCTGCCGACCACGGCCGACGCCAGGCTGGCGAACGTGACGGTATGGCGGCTCCTGCAGCACACGGGCGGGTGGGACCGCGACATCTCTGGCGACTATCTGTACATGGACCACGCCATCTCCAGATCTCTGGGTGTCCCCCTGCCCATCACGCGCGACCACATCGTCCAATACGCCTGCGGCCGGCCACTCGACTTCGCCCCCGGCAGTAAATACGCCTACAGCAACTACGGCTACCTGCTGCTCGGCATGATCGTCGAAAAAGCATCGGGCATGGCCTACGAGTCCTACGTGAAGCAGAAGATTTTGGCACCCGTCGGCATCAGCCGCATGCGGCTCGGCCGTACTCTCAAGGCGCAGGCCGCGCCCGGCGAGGTCGTCTACGAGTCGGCGCAGACGAGTAGGACCGTCACCAATGCGACCGGTACGGCGGTGCAGGCACCCTACGGTGGTTTCAGCATGGAGAACCGGGGGCCAGGCGGGGGGTGGCTGGCCTCGGCGGTGGATCTTATGCGCTTTGCGCGCATCCTCGACGCGCCCGGTGCGGTGCTGAACGCGGCGTCCATCGGCAGGATGGTGGCCAAACCGGAGATCGGCGTCACAGAGAACGGGTCGTGGTACGGGGCCGGCCTGTGGGTCCGCCAGGTGACGGGACACCTCAACACCTGGCACAGTGGCGGGCTGCCGGGGACCTACACCTACGCTGCCAGGCTTCAGAACGGTTTCACTTACGCCGCCCTGTTCAACCGGAACGAGGAAAGCGAGTCGCCGGACTTCGACCTGCTCAGCCCGCGTATGAACGCCGAGATCGGCAAGGTGACGACCTGGCCAACTACGGACCTGTTCCCGCGCTACCTCTGA
- the istB gene encoding IS21-like element helper ATPase IstB, which produces MWVLGLCGPDPFLAELLMAECDDRARRRSERRIKAAGFPRQKSLRAFDFDANPNVDPAVINTLAACDWVKKGLPLCLIGDSGTGKSHLLIALGTEAAMAGYRVRYTLATKLVNELVEAADDKQLTKTINRYGRVDLLCVDELGYMEHDRRGAELLFQVLTEREEKASVAIASNESFSGWTKTFTDPRLCAAIVDRLTFGGNIIETGTDSYRLAQTRARAEHAAG; this is translated from the coding sequence ATGTGGGTTTTGGGCTTATGCGGGCCGGACCCCTTCCTCGCCGAGTTACTCATGGCCGAGTGCGACGACCGCGCCCGCCGCCGCTCCGAACGGCGCATCAAGGCCGCAGGGTTCCCCCGCCAGAAGTCCCTGCGAGCCTTCGATTTCGACGCCAACCCGAACGTCGACCCCGCCGTCATCAACACCCTCGCCGCCTGCGACTGGGTCAAGAAAGGCCTTCCCCTCTGCCTGATCGGGGACTCCGGTACCGGCAAGTCCCACCTGCTCATCGCTCTGGGAACCGAGGCGGCCATGGCCGGCTACCGCGTCCGCTACACCCTCGCTACTAAGCTCGTCAACGAGCTCGTCGAGGCCGCCGACGACAAGCAGCTGACCAAGACCATCAACCGCTACGGCCGCGTCGACCTCCTCTGTGTCGACGAGCTGGGCTACATGGAACACGATCGGCGCGGCGCCGAGCTCCTTTTCCAGGTACTCACCGAGCGAGAGGAGAAGGCCAGCGTCGCGATCGCCTCCAACGAGTCCTTCAGCGGCTGGACCAAGACCTTCACCGACCCCCGCCTCTGCGCCGCCATCGTCGACCGCCTCACCTTCGGCGGCAACATCATCGAGACCGGCACCGACTCCTACCGCCTCGCCCAGACCCGCGCTCGAGCCGAACATGCCGCCGGCTGA
- a CDS encoding helix-turn-helix domain-containing protein, with amino-acid sequence MVRLPLTPAEVERGQRLGALLRRARGERSMLETALDARVSPETLRKIETGRVATPAFPTIAAIADVLGLSLDAVWAEINQPERGVEPAGSDRNTRERLVS; translated from the coding sequence ATGGTCAGATTGCCGCTCACACCCGCAGAGGTCGAGCGCGGACAGCGCCTCGGCGCCCTGTTGCGTCGCGCCAGGGGAGAACGCTCGATGCTCGAGACCGCGCTCGATGCACGCGTCTCACCGGAGACCCTCCGGAAGATCGAGACGGGCCGCGTAGCGACCCCTGCCTTCCCGACCATCGCGGCGATCGCCGATGTCCTCGGCCTCTCCCTCGACGCGGTATGGGCCGAGATCAACCAGCCCGAACGTGGCGTTGAACCGGCCGGCTCTGATCGCAACACACGCGAGCGGTTGGTCTCGTGA
- a CDS encoding lactate/malate family dehydrogenase, whose amino-acid sequence MRPAAIPVDAIGVIGAGAVGQAVAAALVTSGLTDRLLLASRTIEQAAALAADVDDMRQTLDSAVRPSSCRVTNLKDCAAVIVAVRAFFPNTLRHDVRMGGARANAPVIVALGEALRGYDGIVLVVTNPVDLMTRLFAEVSGCGRVYGIGSNLDTARYRLALARLLDVSPHTVRGHVIGEHGDDSVVCASSTTIDGRHIPVPVERIRDELRTRPGQISTGVGRTRSGPAGAVLSALRKTLGVSDGIEELSAPYEGGWLGVPLRFTSGHPTVCLPDLNATEALQFDAARTKLRAAYRTLRLPQPLNPANPL is encoded by the coding sequence GTGAGGCCGGCCGCCATCCCAGTGGACGCCATCGGGGTGATCGGGGCCGGTGCGGTCGGCCAGGCCGTGGCCGCCGCACTGGTGACCTCCGGCTTGACCGACCGGCTGTTGCTGGCCTCCCGGACCATCGAGCAGGCCGCCGCGCTGGCCGCAGACGTGGACGACATGCGCCAAACCCTCGACTCCGCGGTTCGCCCGTCCTCATGCCGGGTGACCAACCTCAAGGATTGCGCCGCGGTGATCGTCGCCGTCCGCGCGTTTTTCCCCAATACCCTTCGCCATGACGTCCGTATGGGCGGCGCGAGGGCCAACGCCCCCGTCATCGTCGCGCTCGGCGAAGCCCTGCGCGGCTACGACGGCATCGTGCTGGTGGTGACCAACCCGGTGGACCTGATGACCCGCCTGTTCGCCGAGGTCTCCGGGTGCGGGCGCGTATACGGGATCGGGTCCAACCTCGACACCGCCCGCTACCGCCTGGCCCTGGCCCGGCTTCTCGATGTCTCACCGCACACGGTGCGCGGACATGTGATCGGCGAGCACGGCGACGACTCGGTGGTGTGCGCGTCCTCGACCACGATCGACGGCCGGCACATCCCGGTTCCGGTGGAGCGCATCCGCGACGAGTTGCGCACGCGGCCCGGCCAGATCAGCACCGGTGTTGGCCGCACCCGCTCCGGACCGGCCGGTGCGGTGCTGTCGGCCCTGCGGAAAACCCTCGGCGTGAGCGACGGGATCGAGGAGCTGTCAGCCCCATACGAGGGCGGGTGGCTCGGAGTCCCGCTCCGGTTCACCTCCGGCCACCCCACGGTGTGCCTGCCCGATCTCAACGCCACCGAGGCACTCCAGTTCGACGCCGCCCGCACCAAGCTGCGTGCCGCCTACCGGACGCTCCGACTTCCCCAACCGCTAAATCCAGCGAATCCATTGTGA
- a CDS encoding IS3 family transposase (programmed frameshift), with translation MVELVRAGRSPKELAKEFEPSAQSIRTWVRQVDLDDGRRQDGLTSAEKDELVRLRRENKILREEKEILRKAGGFLRAGDGSAEMKYRLIDAEKDHHDVSLLARVLGVSRQGYYAWAKRGPSTRACRDAELTEKIHRHHTASDEVYGAPRIHADLREIDGEKVGRKRVARLMRAAGLAGVSRRKGCRTTIADRRAAAASDLVKRKFEADEPNRIWTADITYVPTWQGFVYLAVVLDVFSRRIVGWAMADHMRTELVTDALAMAIHQRRPSAGVIHHSDKGSQYTSIAFGQRCEQAGVRPSTGRTGTCFDNAITESFFASLECELIDRRTFRTRSEAERAVFAYIEGFYNPRRRHSANGQLSPTEYERRHALKSIQEDGYAAA, from the exons ATGGTGGAGCTGGTGCGCGCGGGACGGTCGCCGAAGGAACTCGCCAAGGAGTTCGAGCCCTCCGCGCAGTCGATCCGTACCTGGGTGCGCCAGGTCGACCTCGATGATGGCCGCCGCCAAGACGGCCTGACCAGCGCTGAGAAGGACGAGCTGGTCCGGCTGCGCCGTGAGAACAAGATCCTCCGCGAGGAGAAGGAGATCTTGCGTAAGGCCG GCGGTTTTCTTCGCGCGGGAGACGGATCGGCCGAGATGAAGTACCGGCTGATCGATGCGGAGAAAGACCACCACGATGTCTCCCTGCTGGCCCGGGTGCTGGGTGTGTCGCGCCAGGGCTACTACGCCTGGGCCAAGCGCGGCCCGTCCACTCGCGCCTGTCGTGATGCCGAGCTGACTGAGAAGATCCACCGGCACCATACGGCCTCTGATGAGGTGTATGGGGCGCCGCGCATCCACGCCGACCTGCGTGAGATCGACGGGGAGAAGGTGGGCCGCAAGCGAGTGGCCCGGCTGATGCGTGCGGCCGGGCTGGCCGGTGTCTCCCGGCGTAAGGGCTGCCGCACGACGATCGCGGATCGGCGGGCTGCAGCCGCGTCGGACCTGGTGAAGCGGAAGTTCGAAGCGGACGAGCCGAACCGGATCTGGACGGCCGACATCACGTATGTGCCGACCTGGCAGGGTTTCGTTTATCTCGCTGTGGTCTTGGACGTGTTCTCCAGGCGGATCGTCGGCTGGGCGATGGCCGACCATATGCGGACTGAGCTGGTGACCGACGCGCTGGCGATGGCGATCCATCAGCGCCGCCCCAGCGCCGGGGTGATCCATCACAGCGACAAGGGCAGCCAGTACACCTCGATCGCCTTCGGCCAGCGATGCGAGCAGGCAGGAGTTCGCCCCTCGACGGGTAGGACCGGGACGTGCTTCGACAATGCGATCACGGAGAGTTTCTTCGCCTCGCTGGAGTGTGAGCTGATCGACCGGCGGACCTTCCGTACCAGGTCAGAAGCCGAACGGGCCGTGTTCGCCTACATCGAGGGCTTCTACAACCCACGCCGCCGCCACTCCGCGAACGGCCAGCTCAGCCCCACCGAGTACGAACGCCGACACGCCCTTAAGAGCATTCAAGAAGACGGCTATGCTGCCGCGTAG
- a CDS encoding restriction endonuclease produces the protein MIRPHWRTRLPRPRKPADRTEWIAAAFIALAALSAAFHMFRAALRVIFGHWYIGVPTAIFVVAAIAAWWWWKASAATRRAARLRHLRLTLAELDALGYTDFELAVRDLMVRDGIDARHVGQRGDKAADVIGHAPGGYLIVAQCKHTTTQAKVGAPVIYTVNGTAHPAHNADVAVVITNGAFTSDAREAAAAFRIHRFGREELHRWATEGVSLPELLKLTTPLRRMRRLRHTSNRLIRHDGVPRSTPSRREPKR, from the coding sequence GTGATCCGCCCGCACTGGCGCACGCGTCTTCCCCGTCCCCGTAAACCGGCCGACCGGACGGAATGGATCGCGGCCGCTTTTATCGCGCTGGCTGCGCTTTCAGCGGCATTCCATATGTTCCGGGCGGCCCTCCGGGTCATTTTCGGCCATTGGTACATCGGTGTGCCGACGGCAATTTTTGTCGTGGCGGCAATAGCGGCATGGTGGTGGTGGAAAGCCTCCGCCGCCACTCGCCGTGCTGCTCGGCTACGCCATTTACGGCTGACGCTGGCGGAGCTGGACGCGCTGGGTTACACCGATTTCGAGCTGGCGGTGCGTGATCTGATGGTGCGCGACGGTATCGACGCCCGCCATGTGGGCCAGCGGGGAGACAAAGCCGCCGACGTCATCGGCCACGCCCCGGGCGGCTACCTCATCGTCGCCCAGTGCAAGCACACCACCACCCAGGCCAAGGTCGGCGCGCCGGTGATCTACACGGTGAACGGTACCGCTCACCCCGCGCATAACGCCGACGTCGCGGTGGTGATCACCAATGGGGCGTTCACCAGCGATGCCCGGGAGGCGGCCGCCGCCTTTCGGATCCACCGGTTCGGCCGAGAGGAGCTTCACCGGTGGGCCACCGAAGGGGTCTCCTTGCCGGAGTTGCTGAAGCTGACGACTCCCCTGCGCAGGATGCGGCGGCTGCGCCACACCTCCAACCGGCTGATCCGTCACGACGGAGTACCACGCTCGACGCCCTCCAGGCGTGAACCGAAGCGCTGA
- a CDS encoding aldo/keto reductase, translating to MKIRTLGELKVPPIGFGAMVLSPGVYGEVDDTRAERALRAALDAGAAHVDTSDAYGADGHNERLVGRVIRGRRDEVVVATKFGLAVPESEPSRAFPVGYAFRELRVNADPRLVRGYAKRSLRNLGTDVIDLYYAHYPDPGVPIEETVGAMAGLVHDGLVRQLGLSNVTAAQLRAAHAVHPVATVQNEWSMWRPVDAGLLAAARELGVGIVAWSPLGSGFLSSL from the coding sequence ATGAAGATCCGCACTCTTGGCGAACTGAAGGTGCCCCCGATCGGTTTCGGCGCCATGGTCCTGTCCCCCGGCGTCTACGGCGAGGTGGACGACACCCGCGCCGAGCGGGCGCTGCGGGCGGCCCTGGACGCCGGCGCCGCCCACGTGGACACCAGCGACGCGTACGGGGCCGACGGCCACAACGAGCGCCTGGTCGGCCGGGTGATCAGGGGCCGCAGGGACGAGGTGGTGGTGGCGACGAAGTTCGGCCTCGCCGTCCCCGAGAGTGAGCCGAGCCGGGCGTTCCCGGTCGGCTACGCCTTCCGCGAGCTGCGCGTGAACGCCGATCCCCGCCTGGTCCGGGGCTACGCCAAGCGCAGCCTGCGCAACCTGGGCACCGACGTGATCGACCTCTACTACGCGCACTATCCCGACCCGGGGGTGCCGATCGAGGAGACCGTCGGCGCGATGGCCGGGCTGGTACACGACGGGCTGGTCCGGCAGCTCGGCCTGTCCAACGTGACGGCCGCCCAGCTCAGGGCGGCGCACGCGGTGCACCCGGTGGCGACGGTGCAGAACGAGTGGTCGATGTGGCGGCCCGTGGACGCCGGCCTGCTCGCCGCGGCGCGCGAGCTGGGCGTGGGGATCGTGGCCTGGAGCCCGCTGGGCAGCGGCTTCCTGTCTTCACTGTGA
- a CDS encoding helix-turn-helix domain-containing protein, whose translation MVTNPGDQLSPRARFASDLAEHRKAARMTQAALAARIRCHESLISHIETGRRPPTSDFAQEADKAFDLDGHFVALFTRISQSPTLGWFARWVEEIEPRAVILQSWDPLLIPGLLQNADYARAIFAATASADRVEERVQARTRRITIFDSPHPPTFLGLIDEGVLHRPIGGREVLARQLRYLLELSQHPRITVQLVPTAAGSVAGMMSAFALARLRDGSEVVSADSVLSGQVTGDHEAVARLKQRYDTIRADAQSKNVTQQIIEDAIRQWTS comes from the coding sequence ATGGTGACTAACCCTGGTGACCAGCTGTCGCCCCGGGCACGCTTCGCCTCAGATCTCGCCGAACACCGCAAAGCCGCCAGGATGACGCAGGCCGCGCTCGCAGCACGCATACGCTGCCACGAATCGCTCATCAGCCACATCGAGACAGGTCGCCGACCCCCCACATCCGACTTCGCTCAAGAAGCAGACAAAGCTTTCGACCTTGACGGACATTTTGTCGCCCTCTTCACGCGAATATCCCAATCCCCCACACTCGGCTGGTTCGCTCGATGGGTTGAGGAGATCGAACCACGAGCTGTCATCCTGCAATCCTGGGATCCGCTGCTCATTCCTGGACTGCTGCAAAACGCCGACTACGCCCGTGCGATCTTCGCCGCGACCGCCTCCGCCGACCGCGTGGAAGAGCGCGTACAAGCCCGGACCCGCCGCATCACGATTTTTGACAGCCCGCACCCGCCGACCTTTCTCGGGCTCATCGACGAGGGGGTGCTGCACCGCCCCATTGGCGGGCGCGAAGTCCTGGCCAGGCAACTCCGCTACCTGCTGGAACTGTCGCAGCATCCACGGATCACTGTTCAGCTGGTGCCTACCGCTGCGGGTTCCGTAGCTGGCATGATGAGCGCGTTCGCGTTGGCGCGCCTGCGCGACGGTTCCGAGGTCGTCTCAGCCGACTCGGTGCTGTCTGGACAAGTCACCGGCGACCACGAAGCGGTCGCGCGCCTCAAGCAGAGGTATGACACCATCAGAGCGGACGCGCAGTCGAAAAACGTAACACAACAGATAATAGAGGATGCGATAAGGCAATGGACCAGTTGA
- a CDS encoding DUF2809 domain-containing protein: MVLLGGVALAVGAFALFYRGPGQPFIRGYVSDVGATMLVYAFLGLLWRTTAARRTLATAAIAAAVEFYQIVGMTPPGIGGVLVGAFPDPWDLVAYAIGVVAALAWERRLVRSGDQTG, from the coding sequence ATGGTCCTTCTGGGTGGCGTCGCCCTCGCCGTCGGCGCGTTCGCCCTCTTCTACCGGGGCCCGGGACAACCGTTCATCCGCGGTTACGTGAGCGACGTCGGCGCCACCATGCTGGTCTACGCGTTCTTGGGGCTGCTGTGGCGCACCACCGCCGCACGCCGCACCCTGGCCACGGCCGCGATCGCCGCCGCCGTCGAGTTCTACCAAATAGTCGGCATGACCCCGCCGGGCATCGGCGGTGTCCTGGTCGGCGCGTTCCCCGACCCATGGGACCTGGTCGCCTATGCCATCGGTGTGGTCGCAGCCCTGGCCTGGGAACGCCGATTGGTCCGATCCGGTGATCAGACCGGCTGA